A single region of the Biomaibacter acetigenes genome encodes:
- a CDS encoding PspA/IM30 family protein: MGIFSRVANIFKAKANTVLNELENPEETLNYSIVEMKEQLNKIKKSLVDITTVKKGLENELEDIQGKIQIAENQAELAVASNREDLARAALEKKQNLVEEKERLSRQIEELSEKQSIIQKNKEHLESELSELETKKQELIAMNRAAEAQMAVKEALTGISSEMNDIKGRIERAEKRIKEKKAKVSAMDELIEMGALEELEERDNVEAELSKIHREELIKQELERLKQKRQGRNE, encoded by the coding sequence ATGGGTATTTTTAGCAGAGTGGCCAATATATTTAAAGCTAAAGCCAATACAGTTTTGAACGAATTGGAAAATCCGGAAGAAACTCTGAATTATTCCATCGTTGAAATGAAGGAGCAGCTAAATAAAATAAAAAAGTCGCTTGTTGACATTACCACGGTCAAAAAAGGTCTGGAGAACGAGCTTGAAGACATTCAGGGCAAGATTCAGATTGCGGAAAACCAGGCAGAGCTGGCAGTCGCTTCAAATCGTGAGGACCTGGCCAGAGCCGCTCTGGAAAAGAAACAAAATCTTGTCGAAGAAAAGGAAAGACTCTCACGGCAGATAGAGGAGTTAAGTGAGAAACAGAGTATTATTCAAAAAAACAAGGAACACCTTGAATCGGAATTATCCGAGCTGGAGACGAAAAAACAGGAATTAATTGCTATGAACAGGGCTGCTGAAGCCCAAATGGCGGTAAAAGAAGCCCTGACCGGTATATCCAGTGAAATGAATGACATAAAAGGCAGGATAGAAAGGGCTGAAAAAAGGATTAAAGAAAAAAAGGCAAAGGTATCGGCCATGGATGAACTAATTGAAATGGGTGCCCTGGAAGAATTAGAGGAAAGGGATAATGTAGAAGCGGAATTGAGCAAGATTCATCGGGAAGAGCTGATTAAGCAGGAGTTGGAGAGGTTAAAGCAGAAACGCCAAGGG